The genomic window GCGAAGGCCGCGCGGGGCAGGAGCCATCCGTCCGCACCTCGACGAGGATGAATGAGCACATGGCCGACCCAACGCCGCGGGTCGTGGTGATCGGCTCGAGCAACACCGACATGACCGTCCGCGTCCCCTCGCTGCCCGGGGCCGGGCAGACGGTCCTGGGAAGGGACTTCCTGGTCTCGGCGGGCGGCAAGGGGGCCAATCAGGCGGTCGCCGCGCGGAGGGCGGGCGCCGAGGTCGCGTTCGTCACGGCCGTCGGCGACGACGACTTCGGCAGGCGGTCGCTCGACGGATATCGAGGCGAGGGGATCGACGTCTCGTTCGCGAAGACGGTCCCCGGCGTGGCCTCCGGGGTCGCCCTGATCTTCGTGTCCGAGGACGGCGAGAACCTGATCGGCGTGGCCTCGGGGGCGAACCTGGAATTGAGCCCGGCGGACATCGACGCCCTGCCCGATGACCTCTTCCGCGCCGGGGACGTCCTGCTGGCGGGCCTCGAGATCCCGATCCCGACGGCGATCCGCGCCCTGCGAAGGGGGAAGCAGGCCGGCATGACGGCCATCCTCAACCCGGCCCCCGCCCCGTCGCTCACCGAGGCCGAGGTCGGCTACCTGCTGGCCGAGGCCGACGTCATCACGCCCAACCGGATCGAGGCGATCATGCTGGCGGGCGTCCGGCCGGGCGAGAAGCCGGGGCCGAACGCCCTGGCCGCGGGGCTGCTCGCCATGGGCCCGCGATCGGTCGTCATCACCCTCGGCGCCGAGGGCTGCCTGATCGTCCACGAGGGGGAGTCCCTGGCCGTGCCTTCGCCGAAAGTCCAGGCCGTGGACGCCGTGGGCGCCGGCGACGCCTTCAACGGCATCCTCGCGGTCGGGCTCGCCGAGGGGCTCTCGCTCGCCGATGCCGCCCGCCGGGCCGTGAAGGGAGCCGCCCTCGCCGTGACCCGCCCCGGCGCCCAGCCGGCCTTGCCGACCCGATCGGAGATCGACGCCTTCCCTTGAGGATCCTCTGATGCCATCACGCCTCGACTCGGCGGCCGCGGTCCTTGCCATCCTGGTCCTCGCGTGCCTGGGGCCGGATTCCATCGGGAAGAATCGCGCCGAGGCCGCGGACCGTCCGCATGGTCCCCGGCACAAGACTCGATCGGCGGTCATCGCGCGCGAGGGCCTCGCGGCGACGAGCCAGCCGCTGGCCTCGATGGCCGCGATCCGCGTCCTGCAATCCGGCGGCAACGCCGTCGACGCGGCGATCGCGGCGAATGCTGTCCTCGGCGTGGTCGAGCCGATGTCCTGCGGCATGGGCGGCGACCTGTTCGCCATCGTCTGGGATGCCAGGTCGCGGAAGCTCTACGGGCTGAATGCCTCCGGCCGGTCACCCCGCGCGGCGACCATCGCCTATTACCGCCAGCGGGGCTATGAGTTCATCCCGACGAGCGGCCCACTGAGCTGGTCGGTCCCCGGCTGCGTGGACGGCTGGGATCAACTCCGCGGCCGATTCGGCACCCGGCCCCTCGCCGAGCTCCTGGCGCCGGCGATCCGATACGCCGAGGACGGCTTCCCCGTCACCGAGATCATCGCCGGCGACTGGAAGCTCTCCGAGCGTGCCCTCCGCGCCGTGCCCACGTCGGCCGCCTGCTTCCTCCCCGGCGGCCACGCGCCGACGACCGGAGACGTCTTCCGCAACCCGGGCCTGGCCCGCTCACTCCGCCTGGTCGCCGAGGGGGGCCGCGATGCCTTCTACCGCGGGACCATCGCCGAGGCCATCGGCGCCTACAGCCGCTCGGTGGGCGGCCTGCTCGCGGCCGAGGACCTCGCCGCGCACGCCTCGAGCTGGATCGATCCCGTCTCCGTGAATTACCGCGGGTACGACGTCTGGGAGCTGCCGCCGAACGGACAGGGGATCGCCGCGCTCCAGATGCTGAACCTCCTGGAGCCGCACGACCTGAAGCGGATGGGCTTCGGCTCGGCGGACGCCCTCCACCTGATGATCGAGGCCAAGAAGCTCGCCTACGAGGACCGCGCCCGCTACTACGCCGACATGGACAGGTCGAGAGTCCCGGTGAAGGAGCTGATCTCCCGGGAGTACGCCGCGAGGCGACAGAAGCTCATCGATCCGTCCCGGGCCAGCACCAACCCGATTGCGGGCGAGCCGCTCCAGGCGGACACGATCTACATGACCGTGGCCGACGGGGCCGGCAACGCGATCAGCCTGATTCAGAGCAACTTCAACGGATTCGGCTCCGGGCACGTCCCGGGCTCGCTCGGGTTCGCGCTCCAGAATCGCGGCTGCCTGTT from Aquisphaera giovannonii includes these protein-coding regions:
- the ggt gene encoding gamma-glutamyltransferase, giving the protein MPSRLDSAAAVLAILVLACLGPDSIGKNRAEAADRPHGPRHKTRSAVIAREGLAATSQPLASMAAIRVLQSGGNAVDAAIAANAVLGVVEPMSCGMGGDLFAIVWDARSRKLYGLNASGRSPRAATIAYYRQRGYEFIPTSGPLSWSVPGCVDGWDQLRGRFGTRPLAELLAPAIRYAEDGFPVTEIIAGDWKLSERALRAVPTSAACFLPGGHAPTTGDVFRNPGLARSLRLVAEGGRDAFYRGTIAEAIGAYSRSVGGLLAAEDLAAHASSWIDPVSVNYRGYDVWELPPNGQGIAALQMLNLLEPHDLKRMGFGSADALHLMIEAKKLAYEDRARYYADMDRSRVPVKELISREYAARRQKLIDPSRASTNPIAGEPLQADTIYMTVADGAGNAISLIQSNFNGFGSGHVPGSLGFALQNRGCLFALDESHPNRLEPGKRPFHTIIPGFVTKDGKPWLSFGLMGGDMQAQGHVQVLCNMIDFGMDVQEAGDAPRFRHFGSTEPTGQPAQSGGGTVAVESGFPPEAIRALEAKGHRIVLAEPGGFGGYQAIRIDLDRGVLIGGSDPRKDGAAIGY
- the rbsK gene encoding ribokinase; protein product: MADPTPRVVVIGSSNTDMTVRVPSLPGAGQTVLGRDFLVSAGGKGANQAVAARRAGAEVAFVTAVGDDDFGRRSLDGYRGEGIDVSFAKTVPGVASGVALIFVSEDGENLIGVASGANLELSPADIDALPDDLFRAGDVLLAGLEIPIPTAIRALRRGKQAGMTAILNPAPAPSLTEAEVGYLLAEADVITPNRIEAIMLAGVRPGEKPGPNALAAGLLAMGPRSVVITLGAEGCLIVHEGESLAVPSPKVQAVDAVGAGDAFNGILAVGLAEGLSLADAARRAVKGAALAVTRPGAQPALPTRSEIDAFP